A single Chlamydia suis DNA region contains:
- the mutY gene encoding A/G-specific adenine glycosylase — MIRTAFSQDDNSFPLGALRSWFLEHKRSFPWRESPTPYRVWVSEVMLQQTRAEVVIPYFLKWMERFPSVQDLSCAEEGEVVRLWEGLGYYSRARNLLAGARMITEFFQGEIPQDPALLRSIKGIGPYTANAILAFAFKQKKAPIDGNVLRVMSRLFAIEQPIDRCKTRQEITGLCETLLPDQEPEVIAEAFIELGAKLCKQRPLCEQCPLRSFCKAHQKGEVLRFPVKNARAPITELFRAVVILISQDRVFMMKREGGEIMAGLYEFPYYQFSKKECCDVERITALVRQDFGESLLFMGSLPAQKQVFTRYRVTLFPHIFHTTQPIFEQKWYPLVELKNLPSSSGHRRIKKDFLSEYCKHLENIAW; from the coding sequence ATGATAAGAACAGCTTTTTCCCAGGATGATAATAGTTTTCCTTTGGGAGCCTTGCGTTCATGGTTTCTTGAACATAAAAGATCCTTTCCCTGGAGAGAATCACCAACTCCTTATCGTGTATGGGTCTCCGAAGTGATGCTTCAACAAACGCGAGCCGAGGTTGTGATTCCATATTTTTTAAAATGGATGGAACGGTTCCCTTCCGTACAAGATCTTTCGTGTGCAGAAGAGGGAGAGGTAGTGCGCCTTTGGGAAGGCTTGGGTTATTATTCTCGCGCCCGGAATCTTTTAGCCGGAGCTCGCATGATTACGGAGTTTTTCCAAGGAGAAATTCCTCAAGATCCAGCTCTTCTTCGTTCTATTAAAGGGATTGGTCCGTACACAGCAAATGCTATCCTTGCCTTTGCGTTTAAGCAAAAAAAAGCGCCTATTGATGGGAATGTTTTGCGAGTCATGAGCCGGTTGTTTGCTATAGAGCAACCCATTGATCGTTGTAAGACAAGGCAAGAGATCACGGGGCTTTGTGAAACGTTGTTACCTGATCAAGAGCCTGAAGTGATAGCGGAAGCCTTTATTGAATTAGGAGCTAAGCTTTGTAAGCAAAGGCCTTTATGCGAACAGTGTCCACTACGTTCATTCTGTAAGGCACATCAAAAAGGAGAGGTGTTGCGATTTCCAGTTAAAAATGCGCGCGCACCGATTACGGAGCTGTTTCGTGCAGTTGTAATCTTGATATCCCAGGATCGAGTTTTCATGATGAAAAGGGAGGGGGGAGAGATTATGGCTGGCTTATATGAGTTTCCTTACTATCAGTTTTCTAAGAAGGAGTGTTGTGATGTCGAGAGAATCACAGCTCTTGTTCGGCAAGATTTTGGTGAATCTCTCCTCTTTATGGGAAGTCTCCCTGCGCAAAAGCAGGTTTTTACTCGTTATCGAGTTACTCTTTTTCCTCATATTTTCCACACAACACAGCCTATATTTGAGCAGAAATGGTATCCGTTGGTAGAGCTAAAAAATCTTCCGAGCTCCTCAGGACATCGTAGAATTAAAAAAGATTTTTTATCAGAGTATTGTAAGCATCTAGAAAATATAGCCTGGTAG
- a CDS encoding Nif3-like dinuclear metal center hexameric protein, producing the protein MKVSDLLNILNELLHPEQFNDYGPNGLQVGDTQTLVRKIAVAVTADLATIEKAIACEANVLLVHHGLFWKGMSYPVTGILYQRMQKLFENRMQLIAYHLPLDAHAEVGNNWRVARDLGWEQLEPFGSSQPFLGVKGVFSEIDIQDFISQISSYYCAPVLAKALGGKETISSAALISGGAYREISEAHRQGVDCFITGNFDEPAWSLAYEYGINFLAFGHTATEKVGPKALAQHLKSLGISPVVFLDTDNPF; encoded by the coding sequence ATGAAAGTTTCCGATCTTCTGAATATTTTGAATGAGCTACTACACCCAGAACAGTTTAATGATTATGGACCTAATGGTTTGCAGGTTGGAGATACGCAGACGCTGGTGCGCAAAATAGCAGTTGCTGTGACGGCGGATTTAGCCACTATTGAGAAAGCGATAGCTTGTGAAGCGAATGTTTTACTTGTGCATCATGGACTATTTTGGAAAGGAATGTCTTATCCCGTCACAGGAATACTTTACCAAAGAATGCAAAAGCTTTTTGAGAATCGCATGCAGTTGATAGCCTATCATTTGCCTCTAGATGCGCACGCAGAAGTAGGGAACAACTGGAGAGTAGCTAGAGATTTGGGTTGGGAGCAACTAGAGCCGTTTGGCAGTTCACAACCGTTTTTAGGTGTAAAGGGCGTTTTCTCTGAAATAGACATTCAGGATTTTATCTCTCAAATATCCTCTTATTACTGCGCTCCCGTGTTAGCCAAGGCTCTTGGCGGGAAGGAAACAATTTCTTCTGCAGCGCTTATTTCTGGCGGAGCTTATCGAGAAATTTCTGAAGCTCATCGTCAGGGGGTGGATTGCTTTATTACCGGAAATTTTGATGAGCCAGCCTGGTCCTTGGCATATGAGTATGGCATCAATTTTTTAGCTTTTGGACACACGGCTACTGAAAAAGTTGGACCCAAAGCTCTTGCCCAGCATTTGAAAAGCTTGGGTATAAGTCCTGTCGTATTTCTTGATACAGACAATCCTTTTTGA
- the groL gene encoding chaperonin GroEL (60 kDa chaperone family; promotes refolding of misfolded polypeptides especially under stressful conditions; forms two stacked rings of heptamers to form a barrel-shaped 14mer; ends can be capped by GroES; misfolded proteins enter the barrel where they are refolded when GroES binds): MVAKNIKYNEEARKKIQKGVKTLAEAVKVTLGPKGRHVVIDKSFGSPQVTKDGVTVAKEVELADKHENMGAQMVKEVASKTADKAGDGTTTATVLAEAIYTEGLRNVTAGANPMDLKRGIDKAVKVVVDQIKKISKPVQHHKEIAQVATISANNDSEIGNLIAEAMEKVGKNGSITVEEAKGFETVLDVVEGMNFNRGFLSSYFTTNPETQECVLEDALVLIYDKKISGIKDFLPVLQQVAESGRPLLIIAEDIEGEALATLVVNRIRGGFRVCAVKAPGFGDRRKAMLEDIAILTGGQLISEELGMKLENANLSMLGKAKKVIVSKEDTTIVEGMGDKEALNARCESIKKQIEDSTSDYDKEKLQERLAKLSGGVAVIRVGAATEIEMKEKKDRVDDAQHATIAAVEEGILPGGGTALVRCIPTLEAFLPMLTNEDEQIGARIVLKALSAPLKQIAANAGKEGAIIFQQVMSRSANEGYDALRDAYTDMLEAGILDPAKVTRSALESAASVAGLLLTTEALIAEIPEEKPAAAPAMPGAGMDY; encoded by the coding sequence ATGGTCGCTAAAAATATTAAGTATAACGAAGAAGCCAGAAAGAAAATTCAAAAAGGGGTAAAAACCTTAGCAGAAGCTGTAAAGGTTACCCTTGGTCCTAAAGGAAGACATGTCGTTATTGACAAGAGCTTTGGCTCCCCTCAAGTAACTAAGGATGGTGTTACCGTTGCCAAAGAAGTAGAGCTCGCCGATAAGCATGAAAATATGGGAGCTCAGATGGTTAAAGAAGTCGCCAGCAAAACTGCAGACAAAGCTGGAGACGGAACCACGACAGCCACAGTACTTGCTGAAGCTATCTACACAGAAGGATTACGCAATGTAACAGCTGGAGCTAATCCAATGGACCTCAAGAGAGGTATTGATAAAGCTGTTAAAGTCGTTGTAGATCAAATTAAAAAAATTAGTAAGCCTGTTCAACATCATAAAGAGATCGCTCAAGTAGCAACGATTTCTGCGAACAATGATTCAGAGATCGGAAATCTCATTGCTGAAGCCATGGAAAAAGTGGGCAAAAATGGCTCTATTACTGTTGAAGAAGCTAAAGGATTTGAAACCGTCTTGGATGTTGTTGAAGGAATGAATTTCAACAGAGGCTTTCTCTCTAGCTACTTCACAACGAACCCAGAAACTCAAGAATGTGTTCTGGAAGACGCCCTTGTTTTAATTTACGATAAAAAGATCTCTGGAATCAAAGATTTCCTTCCCGTTTTACAGCAAGTTGCAGAATCTGGACGCCCTCTTCTTATTATCGCAGAAGATATTGAGGGAGAAGCTTTAGCAACGCTAGTTGTTAACAGAATCCGTGGAGGATTTAGAGTTTGCGCCGTTAAAGCTCCTGGATTCGGAGATAGAAGAAAAGCTATGTTGGAAGACATCGCGATCTTGACTGGCGGCCAGCTCATCAGCGAAGAGTTGGGAATGAAACTTGAAAACGCTAACTTGTCCATGCTTGGTAAAGCTAAAAAAGTCATCGTTTCCAAGGAAGACACCACCATCGTTGAAGGAATGGGTGACAAAGAAGCGTTGAATGCTCGTTGCGAAAGCATCAAAAAACAAATTGAAGACAGCACTTCTGATTACGATAAAGAAAAACTTCAAGAACGCCTTGCCAAACTTTCTGGCGGTGTAGCGGTTATCCGTGTTGGTGCAGCAACGGAAATCGAAATGAAAGAGAAAAAAGATCGTGTTGATGATGCTCAGCATGCTACAATTGCCGCTGTCGAAGAAGGAATTCTTCCTGGTGGAGGAACAGCTTTGGTTCGCTGCATCCCTACTCTTGAAGCCTTTTTGCCAATGTTGACTAATGAAGATGAGCAAATCGGAGCCCGTATTGTTTTGAAAGCTCTTTCAGCTCCATTGAAACAAATTGCAGCAAACGCAGGAAAAGAAGGGGCAATTATTTTCCAACAAGTAATGTCTCGTTCGGCAAACGAAGGGTACGACGCTTTACGTGATGCTTACACAGACATGCTTGAAGCTGGTATTTTAGATCCCGCTAAAGTTACCCGTTCTGCTTTGGAAAGTGCAGCATCTGTAGCAGGTCTGTTATTGACAACAGAAGCTCTCATTGCAGAGATCCCAGAAGAGAAACCTGCAGCAGCTCCAGCAATGCCTGGCGCAGGAATGGATTACTAA
- a CDS encoding co-chaperone GroES, translating into MSDQATTLKIKPLGDRILVKREEEASTARGGIILPDTAKKKQDRAEVLALGTGKKDDKGQQLPFEVQVGDIVLIDKYSGQELTVEGEEYVIVQMSEVIAVLQ; encoded by the coding sequence ATGTCAGATCAAGCAACGACCCTCAAGATTAAACCTTTGGGAGACAGGATTTTAGTTAAAAGAGAAGAAGAAGCTTCTACAGCAAGAGGCGGAATCATTCTTCCCGATACAGCCAAGAAAAAACAAGACAGAGCTGAAGTTCTGGCCTTGGGAACTGGTAAAAAAGATGATAAAGGGCAGCAACTTCCTTTTGAAGTTCAGGTTGGCGACATCGTTTTAATTGATAAATATTCTGGCCAAGAACTCACTGTCGAAGGTGAAGAGTATGTCATCGTCCAAATGAGCGAAGTTATCGCAGTCCTACAATAA
- the pepF gene encoding oligoendopeptidase F yields the protein MTSATPSQTAPRSRKDVPSSDCWDVQSLYADREAWKKDLEKAGAAEAPFWPHLNEKHFHIEQPSSLCKLLTTVFSIERTLEKLYVYAHLTHDEDIANQEAAADLKSITYLLTAFAEETSWIQPALIALPQNISDALLASPELQPYRFYLQKLFRLAPHTGTSREEKLLASSSPALEVAYKTFSSLTDSEIPFGEATDSEGKSHPLSHALASLYMQSADRELRKSTYHKQCQRYHGYRLSLANLLNGKIQAHLFQAKARNYDSCLEAALFQNNISTSVVTTLIDTVKQHTHLITKYFQLKQKALGLPDFHFYDVYAPLVASEAARHYSYEEAVSLICDSLAPLGTDYVETLRQGLTSDGWVDKYENINKRSGAYSSGCYDSKPYILLNYTGTLYDISVVAHEGGHSMHSFLSHKHQQYHEAQYPIFLAEIASTLNETLLMEFLLKNAPSKEEKIAILSRSLDTIFATLFRQTLFAAFELEAHSAAERGEPLTEEFFSKSYGRLQNIFYGDCVAFDELSSIEWARIPHFYYNFYVYQYATGIIASLCFAERILAKEDGAQTAYLTFLQSGGSDFPIEILKKSGLDMTSSSPMLKAFSYIERKLDELANLL from the coding sequence ATGACATCAGCTACGCCTTCTCAAACAGCTCCACGCTCTAGAAAAGATGTTCCCTCTTCCGATTGTTGGGATGTGCAAAGTTTGTATGCAGATCGAGAAGCTTGGAAAAAAGATTTAGAAAAAGCAGGTGCTGCAGAAGCTCCTTTTTGGCCGCATCTTAATGAAAAGCATTTTCATATAGAGCAGCCCTCTTCTCTTTGTAAATTACTTACTACAGTCTTTTCTATTGAAAGAACCTTAGAAAAGCTTTATGTGTATGCTCATCTTACTCATGATGAAGATATCGCTAACCAAGAAGCTGCCGCAGATCTTAAGTCTATCACTTACCTACTTACAGCATTCGCAGAAGAAACTTCTTGGATTCAACCCGCTCTCATTGCTCTGCCTCAAAACATTTCTGATGCCTTACTTGCTTCTCCAGAACTTCAACCTTACCGTTTTTATCTGCAAAAACTATTTCGTTTAGCCCCTCACACAGGAACTTCTAGAGAGGAAAAACTATTGGCCTCTTCTTCTCCTGCGCTAGAAGTAGCCTACAAAACATTTTCCAGCTTAACAGACTCTGAAATTCCCTTTGGAGAGGCTACAGATTCTGAAGGAAAATCACATCCCCTTTCTCACGCCCTTGCCTCTCTTTACATGCAGTCTGCGGACCGAGAGTTGCGAAAAAGTACGTATCACAAACAATGTCAACGCTATCACGGATATCGTTTATCCCTCGCAAATTTATTGAACGGCAAGATTCAAGCCCACCTGTTTCAGGCAAAAGCTCGCAATTACGACTCCTGTTTAGAAGCCGCTTTATTTCAAAATAACATTAGCACTTCAGTCGTTACAACGCTTATCGACACCGTAAAACAACACACTCACCTGATCACAAAATATTTCCAGTTAAAACAAAAAGCCCTTGGCTTACCAGACTTTCATTTTTACGATGTCTACGCTCCATTAGTAGCTAGTGAAGCAGCTCGTCACTACTCTTATGAAGAAGCAGTCTCCCTAATTTGTGACAGTCTAGCTCCTCTAGGGACAGATTACGTAGAAACTTTACGCCAAGGCCTTACCTCTGATGGGTGGGTAGATAAATATGAAAACATAAACAAACGCTCTGGAGCCTATTCTTCTGGATGCTATGATAGCAAACCCTATATCCTTTTAAACTACACAGGGACTTTGTATGACATATCTGTAGTTGCTCACGAAGGTGGTCACAGCATGCATTCCTTTTTGAGTCATAAACACCAGCAGTATCACGAAGCACAATACCCCATTTTCCTAGCTGAAATCGCTTCCACTTTAAACGAAACTCTTTTGATGGAATTTTTGCTAAAAAATGCTCCTTCTAAAGAAGAAAAAATCGCCATTCTTTCCCGCTCTTTAGATACCATTTTTGCTACCCTGTTCCGACAAACCTTGTTTGCTGCCTTCGAATTAGAAGCACATTCTGCAGCCGAACGGGGAGAGCCTTTAACGGAAGAATTCTTTTCCAAAAGCTATGGAAGACTACAGAACATCTTTTACGGAGACTGCGTAGCATTTGATGAACTTAGCTCCATTGAATGGGCTCGCATTCCTCATTTTTACTACAATTTTTATGTTTATCAGTATGCTACGGGGATCATCGCTTCCCTATGCTTTGCCGAGAGAATTCTTGCTAAAGAAGATGGGGCTCAAACAGCTTACCTTACATTTTTGCAAAGCGGGGGATCTGATTTTCCTATCGAAATTTTGAAAAAATCTGGCTTAGATATGACCTCTTCCTCTCCTATGCTTAAGGCTTTTTCTTATATTGAACGAAAGTTAGACGAGCTTGCTAACTTGCTATAA